A single genomic interval of Lathyrus oleraceus cultivar Zhongwan6 chromosome 7, CAAS_Psat_ZW6_1.0, whole genome shotgun sequence harbors:
- the LOC127105420 gene encoding peroxisomal membrane protein 11B, which translates to MSDSVDKLVIFLAKRDGIDKLVKTFQYVSKLANWRVEASYPDISKRFKNWEVAAGLSRKAFRTGRFLTGFNTLRRNPGSTPVLRLLAVLSNSGEMVYFFFDHFLWLSKIGTLDAKLAKKMSFISAFGESLGYVFFIIADFILLKEGLKAERKLKNSEGEENEKEIQKIKGDRIMRLMGVAANVADLIIGLAEIEPNSFCNHTLSLGISGLVSAWAGWYRNWPT; encoded by the coding sequence ATGAGTGACTCAGTGGACAAATTGGTAATCTTCTTAGCAAAAAGAGATGGCATAGACAAGCTTGTGAAGACATTTCAATATGTCTCCAAGCTTGCAAACTGGCGCGTGGAAGCCAGTTACCCTGACATATCCAAGAGGTTCAAAAATTGGGAAGTAGCTGCTGGCCTCAGCAGAAAAGCCTTCAGAACTGGAAGATTTCTCACTGGATTCAACACTCTTAGAAGAAACCCTGGTTCTACTCCCGTTTTAAGGCTACTAGCAGTGCTTTCTAATTCAGGAGAAATGGTGTATTTCTTTTTCGACCATTTTCTTTGGCTGTCAAAAATTGGAACTTTGGATGCAAAGTTAGCAAAGAAGATGAGTTTCATATCAGCTTTTGGTGAGTCTTTGGGTTATGTTTTCTTCATTATAGCTGATTTCATTTTGTTGAAAGAAGGGTTGAAGGCTGAGAGAAAGCTAAAAAATTCAGAGGGAGAAGAAAATGAGAAAGAGATTCAGAAAATAAAAGGTGATAGAATAATGAGGCTTATGGGTGTGGCTGCTAATGTTGCAGATTTGATTATAGGATTGGCTGAAATTGAACCAAACTCTTTCTGTAATCACACCCTTTCTCTTGGTATTAGTGGGTTGGTTTCTGCATGGGCTGGTTGGTATAGAAATTGGCCTACATAA